In Galactobacillus timonensis, the genomic window GCGGACAGAGCTTTGTCATTCTGCAGAACCAGGCGATAGGACAGCAGGCTGCAGAGATACTGCAGAAATACTACGTCATTGAGAAGCTGGCTTCGATGTTCCGGCAGGGAAATAGCAAGCACCAGTCCGTCACTGACGGCACGCACGTCATTGGCGGGATTCTTTTTCCAGAGGGAGCTGACTTCTCCAAGGACCGAAAACGAACGTACGGCACCGAGATAGATCGTTCGCCCGGTCTCGGAAGTGGTACAGAAGCACAGTTCGCCGCGCACGAGGAAATAGAGATAGGCAGACGCGGTTCCGGACCGGATCAGAATATCGCCGCAAGAAAAGGACCATAGCTCCGTAATCGGCAGCGGATCGAAGCCGAAGCAGCTGCGGTAGGGGACGGAATCAATGGCCTTTTCAAGTTCTTCTCTGCGTTTGATCTGTTTCATATCCTGTATTTTAGACCGGGAAAGTGACACGT contains:
- a CDS encoding cyclic nucleotide-binding domain-containing protein, with translation MKQIKRREELEKAIDSVPYRSCFGFDPLPITELWSFSCGDILIRSGTASAYLYFLVRGELCFCTTSETGRTIYLGAVRSFSVLGEVSSLWKKNPANDVRAVSDGLVLAISLPEHRSQLLNDVVFLQYLCSLLSYRLVLQNDKALSASVSSSKRTAAFLLENCRDGRLTITLKECAAELCISTRQLIRIMNDFVEKGALRREKRHYFIEDYELLYSLSSSTYTYYE